DNA from Musa acuminata AAA Group cultivar baxijiao chromosome BXJ1-5, Cavendish_Baxijiao_AAA, whole genome shotgun sequence:
TCGCAGGAACTGCTAACTCCGCTATCGTCCTCGAGTCCTGTCCGTTATTGGCAGCAGCTGCCGGATTATTTGGCTGTACCTCGATCCCTGCAGTCGTCCTCGAGTTCTGGACTTCGTCGATCACCGGCGCCTCAAGGTCAGGCGACTCTGTTGCTGTTGCTGGATTAATTCGGAGCTCGGTTTCCGCAGCTAAGCCTTCGTTCCGGCCATTCGATGAACCAAAGCTCAACAGTCGCCGAAATGGGTGGTCGGATGGCAAGGGGCTGGCGAGGTTACTAAGGCTGCGAACGGCAGTCTTGATCTTGCTAACCCAGGAGAAGAACCCCATGGCTCGGCCAGATGTTAATGAAGAGAGAAGATGCTAAGAAGAGAGGCTTTTGGCAGCCTTTATTAGCACGCAAAGGACACCCATTTATAGACCTTTCAAAGCTTTAACATGAAATGAAACCAAAACCAACAATATCATAAAATTGTTTTTCTGCGTTTGAGCTCCGACGATGTCAGACCTCACACTTAGTTGCGTCGGGCGAAAACAACGATTAACGGAGGATGGAATCTACAGTCATATCTTTGAATCTTATGTAAGATGTGTTTTCCCAGCTTGCGTTGGATGACAGTGAAGGCTTCGCCAACTATGTAATGCTAAACATATTAAACCCCTATAATTGTTCATGTGCATTTGAATTTGATGATCAAAATAAAAGAAAGCATCACACTTCTCGGTCGACATTCATCGACGTCTCATCGAGTCTTAACAACGCTGACTTTTCACGTGTTCGTTAGCCGTAGCTTATAAACCTTTTTGATTAAGCGTATGTTTGTACGTATGATAGAGAGAAGGTGTAGATATTATGGAACTAAGAAATACACAAGATTTGAGATAGCCAACGAATAATACACCATATAGTTCCTCCAAATCTGTCAACATCTCTCTTTAACTCCTTGTTCTCGATTGATATACACCCTCTTCAGATACCTGAATTGATCATACGATCAACTTGACTGTAACCTTTTGTTGGACAATCATTTCTATCCATGCCTTTTACAATTAACTTTTTTACAATTAAAAGTGTGTTTTTGAAGGTTCATTGCTAAAACAAAAGGAAAGATTGTTCTTTTGTTATCTCAATGATCCACACAATACTTTATTCTACCGACTGACGGCACTGTGGTACTCGATTTCTTCTCCGAAAAATTAAGCAGTTTTCGACTTCTTGACTAATTTCACGAGTTGGAATCTTCTACGAAGGCAGTCAATTCTTCTCCTTCGTCTCGAAGGTAGCAAACTCGATAGGATGTGGAGACTGTAGTCAAAACCCTACTCACGACTGGATATACTTGATCGTATCTTTTTATAACATGCCTTAGATGGTGTGATGCATTCATAGCCTATAATATTCCACACGAACGAGTCAAAGCATATGGCTATCCTCCTGTGAAAATAATTCCATAAAGATTGCGGGATTTTATCTGCTGCAATGTGTGGCATCCGAGTGTTCCTATTATCTTATTTGCCGGCTACTTCTATCTAGAACATTGGTGTAGGCGGGTCCACTGGAAGTGTCCAAGTCATACTTAGCCCAAGACTTCGACAGATCAAATGGTTGGAACTTCCACCGGAAGTGTTCTAGAATTTTGCGGTGCTGTGCCGAGTGATCTGACAGCTCCAGGATGACACAATATCTGACTAGGAAAAGCCGAAGAGATCAGTGATGCAAGAAGCTTGTtgactgactgactgactgaTCTGAGCTGCTCTTTCTGACAGAAGACTGAAAGAAGGTTCGGAAGGTGACCTTTAATCCATCACCGAGGAAGATGACCTGGGAAGTAAAGTTGCCTTTTTTATTGGCTTCGCAATGGGTGCAGTTATCCACGGGCCTCTTCATGGTGCTACACACGCATACGCCCCTTCGTATTCGCAACCATTTCAATGCCAACCTAttcgcacagagagagagagagagagagagagagagatgagagagACATGAATCCCTTTCAAGGTAACGCCATTATATAGCCTACAAGAGTTGAGCCATGTCAATGCTCTCTTTCTAATATGAACATTGCAATCCCTCGATCGCTTGCTCATCATCCAAACAAAGAGTCGGTCTGCTTGGTTTCTTGTGGGGTGAGTGCAGGAAGGAGGGTGAGCATGACGGAGGTTGACAGAACAGAGTGAGCACCCACGGCGCTTTCTTGCATGAGAGGGTGTGAATGCACGAAGCCATGTGTGCTCGCTGCTCTGTCACACGTAACCATGAATTGTTGAGACTGCGGGAAATAGAATGTGGGCCAGACTTCCTTTTCATTTAACAGGCCGGGTGTATTGGTCAACTAACCGACCTGGACGGCCCATATACGGCCCATAATAGTTTGCCTCCCCGCTGTCGCTCGGGTAGGGGAAGCTGATAGAGGGCATCGTATGGGGTTCCTTTCTTTGGAACGCTCTGAGAGAGAGatcgagaaagagtaggaacaagAAAGCAGCGAAACCCTCTCTTTCGTCGAAGACGATGGCCGAGAAGCCGCAGGCGGTGCGCGTGCTCTACTGCGGCGTATGCGGCCTCCCCGCGGAGTACTGTGAGTTTGGTCCCGACTTCGAAAAGTGCAAGCCCTGGCTCCGCCGCCACGCCCCCGACCTCTACCCTGATCTCCTCCTCAAAGGTAGTTGGCTGGCCCCTATCGCCTTCTCCCCTGTCGATTCTTCATCGATCGATTTCTTTGGGTTTTAGAGGAGAACGAAACGGATGCGGACAAGGCCGCCCGACAGCTCCAGTCGGTGGCGATCTCGGGTTCTGGTGAcggcgctggcggcgatgcctcaTCTGCTCCCTCAGGTACTTGAATTGGAGAAGTATTATTGCGATCACAATAGAGATTtttctgttttcttctttttgttccgTTTCACAGGAATGCATTGCTTGATTTGTATGTGATTCCGTAGACTTTTGATTAAAAGATAGAATTTTGTCGAAATTGATAAGGTATGAATAAGCATTCGGAATTAGAAAGTGGGATATGGGGTGACTTTGTTTGTTGTTTCAGAGGGATTCCTTTCGTGaatgtctttttctttttcttgttaataacatataaatttttCCTTCGGTCTTGAGATAGTTTTAGACGTCTCTCATGACGTTAGTTCTCTCATTCCTTTGTAAGATCCCTTTTCTTGTGCAGGGAGTGCTTCAGCATCTAAGCAGGATGAAGTAAAGCGCCTTCCTGGTGGTAAGATAAAGAAGAAGGTGAGGTCATAAAACTTATGCTTGTCAAAATTCTTGCAGGAGATATGACTTCTTCTTACTTGAAGATAGTAATATCCTACCGTGAGACATCTATGATCTCTATTAGGATAATGACTTCATTTTGTAGTTAACAGAGATATACTGATATTCTCTTTCATAATCTTCCATTAGCCATAGCAAGAGAGTTATTTTGACTGATTGGTTGATTATGCCCAAATTAATTGGTTTGTTGCTCAAAATTAAATTGATGTGGTATATACATTGTTTTCTGAATTATGACTGGGAAACTCTGTTGGTTCTGTGAGGAACTTTTCTTCTGTAATGACTGGTTGACATGTTATACCATAAGATTATATATTTTCAGGTTAGTTTTTAGGCAATTCTACTATAGTTTAACTGTGCTGAAGAAGAAAAGTTTGGGTTTTCCATATTATCCAGCTGGAAATGATTACCGTGTCATTCAGTAACCAAGGAGATGCAATCTTCTTGATGATCTCATTTGTCGTTGGATTGTATTTTGTTTAAACTCATTCTGAGTTAAATGTAAAACAGAAGATTTTTGTTAAACATGGCCAATTTTAGAGTTTCCAACACCTGATTAGTTTCTTACCAGGTCTGATCAACTCAAGCAGATCTAACTCGAAAATTTGTGTCTTATCCTAGATTATTTAACTAGTGGTGCTTCTCTGTCTTGGAAACCTATCTTTTATATACCTGATGCAGATCCTATGAGCCATTCAGAGAGCGGATTCATGTCGTGCTTTCAACTTGCTCACGATCCTCCATGGCTCGATGTAGGATTGTTTGGTCAATCAAATTAATCAATAGGGTAGGGCCTGGATAAATGTAACATGTTCAGCCGTAACACGACAATGTGCAGACAATCAAATGTAATATAATCACGACGAGCTGGAAGATCAAATTTGTGAAAAATTGAATTTGAAGCTTGAGTGAGATGAAACTTCAGATTGGAAATTAAATTGATGAAAATAATGCACATAGATGTCTATCATGTGTTTTtcagaattaaatattttttgatgtCTTGGCCAATACAACAGATAATTCTTGATATAAGCGACTAGCTGCTTCAGAGAATTAATAGTGTCAATATttggattaatcttttgatgctatGTGGAAGTACTAAGGTACTTATGATTAACTTCTTTTCtttcaggaaaaacaagaagttgTCATTGAAAAGATTGTACGCAATAAGCGTAAATGTGTTACTGTTGTTAAGGGCCTAGAGCTTTTCGGTGAGTGATTTCCAGGACTTTCAGCTTTGTTTTGGTCTTGAGATACTTCAGATACATGCACATGTACTAATTAAGTGGTTCAATATTGATAGTTTTATCGTAATGTTGCAGGCATAAAACTGAGTGATGCATCAAAGAAGCTTGGGAAAAAATTTGCTACAGGAGCTTCTGTTGTTAAGGTGAATTGGCATTGTTTTGTTGGCACAGGAAATGCTTTTGCTCAAATATTTTCTCAGTAAGTCGTTCTGGAAAATTGATTTCAGGGACCAACTGAGAAAGAACAGATTGATGTCCAAGGAGACATAGCATACGATATTGTGGAGTTCATTACAGAGACTTGGCCAGCTGTAATCCATCTATAACCATCTTTTTTGTGTCAAATAATATCGTATTTTTTATCTCTATCATAGGCATTCATCTATAGTTGTATAAATGCTTAACAGTTTATACTTGACCAAAAGTTTCTGCATTTTATATTTGACCATGTGATATTCGACCAAAAGTTTCTACATTTTATATTTGACCATGTGATGTTTGGCCAAAATTTTCTGCATTTTATACATCTTTtgtatatatttgtgtgtatGCTTGTGTCTTAGAGAGAGGGCATTGGGCTTGATAGAAAACATACTCATGTACCTCAGTCTTCAAAATAGTAAAATCACCCTAAATGGTATTTTGTCTCGTCACTGGTATTCTTAGCTATAATCTTCTCACCATGCAGCCTTTACTAAAATCTTCCAAAGTAGGGGCACTTTTAGTTAACTCAGACCTACTACACCTAATGAACTCCTTATAGTTTGGGATATTGGTCTCACATATCTGTTGCATGCTAATGCAAGTCATGATGGCTTCTAATAGTTggttagtgtgtgtgtgtgtgtgtgtatcatgCTGACACCTTCAAAATCTCTACCAAATAAGCTAACCAACACCATCAGAAAAATGTCCATCCATATATTATGTATAGGTTTCTTAAGAACAACATAAGGAACAAATTTTGCCTCACTATTTCATGATTTGATAGTAAGATTGACGGTCATGTTctaaagaggcttgagtagtttacAATTAGCAACTTGTTCAACTATGCTCTAAATTTGGTGATCAAGACTTAGGTATTGTTATTGCCTAAATATTGTCTCTTAGGTGAAATTTTTCTAGCGATCAGTCTACGAGGGATTCTTATTTGTTCAGACATTAGTTGCAAAGTTAAAAATCTAAAAAGAATGTCGCAAAAGGTTATTATACTGCATGTCATTGTATATTTTTAATGTTAAAACTTTTGGCTGTCCCATATTGCAGTCTAGAATCCTGTTAgttctgtatatatatatctctctctcactGAGTACAAGCAGTTTGCTTTTGTTGATCGTCTTTGAGTATGAGCAGTTTGCTTATGTTGGTCGATGTTAATCCTAACCTCACAAGAAAAAACACTGTAATGTGTTCTCTACATCCAGATATGTGCAGTTTACCATTCTTTGCTTGTGGTCCTCCAAATTTAgttcatatatttgaatttggtgCCATTACTAACTTTTGTCCTTACAATATGCTAGGTGCCAGAAACTGCAATTTTCTTCATAGAAGATGGAAGAAAGGTTGCTGCCGCTTAATGCttatattttcagaaaataaGGATTCTCGGGAATTGCTTGTAACGATATTATGGTTGAGTTGTACCTTACCTGCTAAAAGACTTGTCCCCCTGAGCATTTCATTTTATATATGTTTGAACCTTTGTCCTTGGGGCATATTATCAGTGTCACAATGTGGATTTCAATTCTTTCTTTGCCATGGTGCTCTTGCTTTAAGGAGCTCAATTTTGACACTGAAAAATGCACAATTCAGTTTAAATGACTGGCTTTTCAAAATTGTAGTCATATTGTTGTATAATTACGGGATGGCTTGCCTGCTGCGACTTACAACTAAGTTGATCTATGGAAAGAGATGCTGTGACGAACTCAGTTTCCCAACTGAATTTTAGGTCTAAATAAGCTGCGGGAAATTTCAAGATTCAGGGGTGCGTTCAGGTAATGATATTGGTGGCAATTGCTAGAATTTCTACATAACCTGTTTAGATGGATCTACAAAGTCTGGTATATGACCTGGAGTTGAATGAGGGCATATCTTTAGTTTTATGCAGACATACTTCTTGCTTGTTCTTTGCTTTACTGTTTATCAAACAAATTACTGAATCTAATGGCTTGGTAGCTAACCCCTTTTGTATTGGCAATGCGgtcaacatatcttttcttttcGCCTTAGTTTAGGTACAATTAACTTTTCATGTGCATTTGCTGTCTCGATGAGGCTGGCACTGGATGTCCTTCAAAACTATATGGTGAGCACAGAAGGACCAACACATTGAGGAATGTTCCCTTTTGCATGGTTTGACATCGACTCTGAATTGCATGCCTCACTGTGAAGCAATGCTGGTTGGCTGTAGGAGTACTGTTACGTACAATTTTCACAGGTTATGTATACTGTATATTTAGAACTGTAAAAGACAAAGCTAATCAATCTCGCTCATTTGGTGCTTAGTGGTCGTTACATCTTTGGGCTTCTGActtcaaaaatttctatgatgagatAGCATACGGCAAATAGGGTTTGTTCCAAAGAGATATGCATTAAAGGCCTAATACATATTTTAGATATCAattgatgtttaatattttttttataaatcatatttAGCTTGGACGTGGCTTTGCAAATGTTCAAATATTGATGTTATCCGAAGATAATGTTAGCATTTCAATGTTTacgaaataataatatattttttttaaattttaaagcaCTATATAAAGATTATCAACATAATTTATGTCGTTTATATAAGGTAaaattctatttatttatttttaaagattcttttatattcatttatattattatatatatgggtcatacaaaattttttataaaattacatacattcacttatttagtttttttaattattaattaattgaaattatatgaaaatgttagaaagataaatttattatataatatttaataaaattttaaaatatatttttaccaaACAATAGTTGCATCaatacacatttaaaatatatattttttctagtgTTTATCAAACTCTTAAAGCATATTCTATGATTATATATTCACTCAAATCCTTTTCTCTAATTACTTCAAATGTGTTTTCAAACACAGTCTTAATGCAATAAAAGTGTTATTATGTTCCCAAGTTCCAATGCAATTAATGGAAGTGTCTATGCAAGTCAGACTTGTTTtggattagattttttttaactgTCTTCAGCATTTTTTTTATCAGTTATaacttgacaaaaaaaaaaaagggttgagCGATCTAtccattttctcttcttttttttgtcttttgaatGCAAAAGAAATACAAGCagcattttttaataaaaatatttatgattaataATTAACCAATTGGAATTTTAAGAGATTTGCGAAATATGTATCTACAAGTATATACAAACCATGTTGGGTTGAGAAGattctgttttctttttttaaaaaaaagtatatttaCTATTTCCAAAGTTTACAAATACTTTCAAAACAACAAATTATCAAAcacattttttatgtttttttaaaatattttacttatataagaaaaaaataaaatacttgtGTGACATactgattaaattataaacaggaTGTTCGATATAAtgtttatgtatgttcgtgtctttcgattttattcCTGTTTTATATAACGTATAAAGAGCTCGATATCATAGTCTTATTTTTTATTAACTTTTGTAATCATCTTAGAGTTAAGAGTTATAAAAGTAAGTTATGTATAATCATCACGTAAaagtaaaattattaaaaaataaactaaCTAAGTAGTCATTTTGGTGGTTTTAGAGCATCCAAGAGTTATCCGGGTGACATATGACTAAATGAGTCTTTCGGATAATGTTCCGCAATAATATTATGTGAATATTTATTAGAACTTTTTGGTTATAACAGATCATATTATATTTGCTAAATAGTCATTTTAGCACATCTTTACGTTTTTAAGGGATCataaaagatttaaaaaaaaaattaatctacaatcaaaatattattttaaaaatattaaggatAACATATGACTTAAATAAAACCAAACATTACTTTAAAAATATTAGCCAAAACCACCGCaacaaaaatgaatatttttgcATAGTTGAACAAGCATAAATAGTCGACTaatcaaatccaacaataaaGTTTGACCCCTCCttgaaatttaaataaatatttttcttgtCGTTTTCAAATATTATAACAGGGTGTCGATAGAATACGCACGGATGCTAGCACGTGTGTATATCTACCGTACACCTCCATACAAACGTATAAAATATGTATGCATACACGAGTTAGCAAAGCAGCATGACGGACTGGGAATCCCACAAGCCATCCGTCTCGGTTCCAATTCCTATTCAGAACTCGATCAAACTACGCAACATAAATGCACAGAGAAGCCGAGGGGGGCCATTAGAAAATAGATTTAAAAGGCGAACCCTTAGCCCTTTCTCTCACTCAAGAAAAGCTTTGCCTCTGTTTCCTATCCGCCTCTCTCTCGAACACACGATCGCTATCTGCTCACAGATCTCCTCTGCGCTCCCGAGAAATCTTAGGTACTGGGATCTCTGCTCCATCGTTCTCCGATTTGTCTTATAATCTTTCTTCTCTCTTGATTGTTCTATCTTTGGTGGAGCTATTAGGGTTTAAAGGGTAACGGAAGTTCCGATCTTATCGTTTGGCATTCAAACCGATTCAGCTGTGCTTTTCTATAATTTTATGTCGTTGGAATTTGTTCTATTGTTAGGGCTCGTTGTGATCCGACTCTTTGGGGTAAGGCTCATAGTATTAATAGTTTTCGATTAATCTAGGATTTGGTGGATTTTGAGTGTACGCGTTGTTGTTGTTTTCTTTATCGAGTGAGGAAGTATTTGGGTTTGTGGATTTTGGTTAGATCTAAGTAGTTTGAGCGGTTGGATTAAATCTGGGTTTCATGACCTGAGGAAGAAAAACTTGATGAAGCAGGGTTCTTGACGAAGGGTTCTGTGCCTTCTTTGGGGAATCTATTTGTTTTCGGGGGCCTAGGATTGGGCGGCTGAGCTCAGTAGTTCATCGGGCTTTCTGTGTCTTGGCGCGTTACATCACATGTGATGAGTAGATATGTTTATCGTAGCAAATCTTTAAGTACGCTCTGTTGAGTACAAGTTGCTACATTATTAAGTTGTACCAGTAATAGAAGTTTTGTTATGAATCTGTTCAATAAGTACTTAATCCTCAATCTAGTCCAAACTTATACGGAAATAATTGTTCGTTCTTTATGTTTGTAAATTTTTAATGCTtgactaaatttttttattaatttaaaataaagaaTGCTATTGGGATTAGCTTTGATGAGAATCTAAGAATCCTTCCACTTCTGCAGTTGGCCATCTGACTCTGAAGGGTAGTTCTGTTTCCTTACAATTCCTGCTACTTCACATAGTTCCAACTAATCTTGTTTTATACATGCAAAATCCCGTTTGGGTCTTTTTTATGTATGAATGACCAATTCAACCATGGTAAGGAAACATGAAAATTGTTGATTTGCCATGCATAAGTAGTTGATGTCTCCACAAGATAAAATCTTTGCATTCCTTATGGTGCTTGCTTTATAATTATATAGAGGtttataaattcaaattatcCTTAATTACTGATTTGCTTGTCTTTCATTTGGATAGCTCCGGATGTTTTGGTTATATTGTGCAGTTTGATCTGGTTATACTGTGTAGTTTGATCTGGCTGAGCGACTTGATTGTGCTAGCATTTAATTATAACTTAAGGAATTTATGCATATATGAGAAATGTAAAATATAGTCTGAAACCCACATGGTGCACTCTGAATGTGGCCCTGTTTTGTGATATACACTAGACAATGATTTATGTAGATGT
Protein-coding regions in this window:
- the LOC135673188 gene encoding translation machinery-associated protein 22-like, with amino-acid sequence MAEKPQAVRVLYCGVCGLPAEYCEFGPDFEKCKPWLRRHAPDLYPDLLLKEENETDADKAARQLQSVAISGSGDGAGGDASSAPSGSASASKQDEVKRLPGGKIKKKEKQEVVIEKIVRNKRKCVTVVKGLELFGIKLSDASKKLGKKFATGASVVKGPTEKEQIDVQGDIAYDIVEFITETWPAVPETAIFFIEDGRKVAAA